A portion of the Stegostoma tigrinum isolate sSteTig4 chromosome 44, sSteTig4.hap1, whole genome shotgun sequence genome contains these proteins:
- the LOC132207308 gene encoding histone H4, protein MSGRGKGGKGLGKGGAKRHRKVLRDNIQGITKPAIRRLARRGGVKRISGLIYEETRGVLKVFLENVIRDAVTYTEHAKRKTVTAMDVVYALKRQGRTLYGFGG, encoded by the coding sequence ATGTCTGGGAGAGGCAAAGGAGGCAAAGGCCTGGGAAAAGGCGGGGCGAAGCGGCACCGCAAAGTGCTCCGTGATAACATTCAGGGCATCACGAAACCAGCCATCCGGCGCCTGGCTCGCCGTGGCGGGGTCAAGCGCATCTCGGGCTTGATCTACGAGGAGACCCGCGGGGTGCTGAAGGTTTTCCTGGAGAATGTGATCAGGGATGCGGTGACCTACACTGAGCACGCCAAGCGCAAGACGGTCACTGCCATGGACGTGGTGTACGCTCTGAAACGCCAGGGCCGCACTCTCTATGGATTCGGCGGCTGA